The following proteins are encoded in a genomic region of Candidatus Eremiobacterota bacterium:
- a CDS encoding pyrrolidone-carboxylate peptidase (catalyzes the removal of 5-oxoproline from various penultimate amino acid residues except L-proline) yields the protein MSRHVLLTGFEPFGPHPVNPSELVVRSFEGRIVGGALVTIRIFPVETRTLRDRIDAALREERPEFVIGLGYAPGRCALAVERIGVNVRDFTTPDSAGILCKNEPVHPGGPDGRLATLPLAEITAAWSALGVPGYVSDSAGTYVCNQWLYEALALTENAAPRVPAGFIHVPALPAQAVQLGAERTPSMTLELMRRGVESAIESTGVWLQAQPAQPPRRSPDPVWIPRGIKR from the coding sequence GTGTCCCGGCACGTCCTGCTGACCGGGTTCGAGCCGTTCGGACCCCACCCCGTGAACCCCAGCGAGCTGGTCGTGCGCAGCTTCGAAGGCCGCATCGTCGGCGGGGCGCTGGTGACGATCCGCATCTTTCCGGTCGAGACGCGCACGCTGCGCGACCGCATCGACGCCGCGCTCCGCGAGGAGCGCCCCGAGTTCGTGATCGGCCTCGGCTACGCACCGGGCCGCTGCGCGCTCGCCGTCGAGCGCATCGGCGTGAACGTGCGCGACTTCACGACGCCTGATTCGGCCGGGATTCTCTGCAAGAACGAACCGGTTCATCCCGGCGGCCCCGACGGGCGGCTCGCGACCCTTCCGCTGGCGGAGATCACGGCCGCGTGGTCGGCGCTCGGCGTTCCGGGCTACGTCTCCGACAGCGCCGGCACGTACGTGTGCAATCAGTGGCTGTACGAAGCGCTCGCGCTGACCGAGAACGCCGCGCCGCGGGTTCCGGCCGGCTTCATCCACGTGCCGGCGCTGCCCGCGCAAGCCGTGCAGCTCGGCGCGGAGCGCACGCCGTCGATGACGCTCGAGCTGATGCGGCGCGGCGTCGAGAGCGCGATCGAGTCGACCGGCGTGTGGCTGCAGGCGCAGCCGGCGCAACCGCCGCGCCGCAGTCCCGACCCGGTGTGGATCCCGCGCGGAATCAAACGTTGA
- a CDS encoding redoxin domain-containing protein, translating to MSAVSLVVVVGGDLLAMRVCEELLAAPGQRVTLLWRHVEEHVEKLCSFGCGYVAREADDYDALTEAGVAEASAIMVLTEDDRLNLQVALKARDLNPTIRLVLRQFNRTLGRKIEQNLRDCSVISVAAHSAPAFVGRALDPSCFYALQFPDLDGVQLGFAQRPAAEFGVAGITVRAAQQHVCGRVLAARGAAELASDAVLRGDDELIVFAPVERLEATRSAVVRTAPVPTLPPHAPRPQPGVLRRLRETIARQPILSRFVAAVLAIFVLAVVYFAVTMHYDPITAFYFVATTFTSTGYGDLHPERDQPVAMLVSNAVMFTGVAAIGIFIAVATAALTRAQFNAMQGLRRIRTAGHVLVAGSGNVGTRVIGYLLDLGKQVVVIEMKPDSGVIEMSRARRIELLTGDATRDTTLDLCNVAAARAVVAVTDSDTANLEVALGALARNAGVPVVVRVRDEAFAGSIARQFEAIESYSPAALAAPAFAVLAHSPGTRGRIAFGEVAYDLVERGATEGPQPPAAEDCIPLGVWRNEGTGRFVPVDTFREAEPFDRLLFLAPLGRSGSGQRGGTVLEAGTALPDVGAKDQDGNDVRLRDFKGRKLVVYFYPKADTPGCTAESQAFRDAKRDLDAAGAAIVGVSRDDVAAQKRFAEKYGLNFPLLADTESVICDAFGVIVEKNMYGKKSVGIQRSTFLAGPDGTLAKVWPRVSVEGHDKAVLEAVRSL from the coding sequence ATGAGTGCGGTTTCTTTGGTGGTGGTCGTGGGCGGTGACCTGCTGGCGATGCGCGTCTGCGAAGAGCTGCTCGCCGCGCCGGGACAGCGCGTCACGCTGCTGTGGCGGCACGTTGAGGAACACGTTGAGAAACTGTGCAGCTTCGGCTGCGGCTACGTGGCCCGTGAGGCGGACGATTACGACGCGCTCACCGAAGCCGGCGTCGCCGAGGCGAGCGCGATCATGGTCCTCACCGAAGACGACCGGCTGAACCTGCAGGTCGCGCTCAAGGCGCGCGACCTCAACCCAACGATCAGGCTCGTGCTGCGTCAGTTCAACCGCACGCTGGGGCGCAAGATCGAGCAGAACCTGCGCGACTGCTCGGTGATCTCGGTCGCCGCCCACTCCGCGCCGGCGTTCGTCGGGCGCGCGCTGGATCCGTCGTGCTTCTACGCGCTCCAGTTTCCCGACCTCGACGGCGTGCAGCTCGGCTTCGCGCAGCGGCCGGCGGCCGAGTTCGGCGTCGCGGGGATCACCGTGCGCGCCGCGCAGCAGCACGTGTGCGGGCGCGTGCTGGCCGCCCGTGGCGCGGCCGAGCTCGCGTCCGACGCCGTGCTGCGCGGCGACGACGAGCTGATCGTCTTCGCACCCGTCGAGCGGCTCGAAGCGACGCGCTCCGCGGTGGTCCGCACGGCGCCCGTGCCGACGTTGCCCCCGCACGCGCCGCGCCCGCAGCCGGGCGTGCTGCGCCGGCTGCGCGAAACGATCGCCAGACAGCCGATCCTCAGCCGGTTCGTCGCCGCGGTGCTGGCGATCTTCGTGCTCGCGGTGGTCTACTTCGCGGTGACGATGCACTACGATCCGATCACGGCGTTCTACTTCGTCGCGACGACCTTCACCAGCACCGGGTACGGCGATCTTCATCCGGAGCGGGACCAGCCCGTGGCGATGCTGGTCTCGAACGCCGTGATGTTCACCGGTGTCGCCGCGATCGGCATCTTCATCGCCGTTGCGACCGCCGCGCTCACCCGCGCGCAGTTCAACGCGATGCAAGGTCTGCGCCGAATTCGAACCGCCGGCCACGTTCTCGTCGCGGGTTCGGGAAACGTGGGGACGCGCGTCATCGGCTACCTCCTCGATCTCGGCAAGCAGGTCGTCGTGATCGAGATGAAGCCGGATTCCGGCGTGATCGAGATGTCGCGCGCGCGGCGCATCGAGCTGTTGACCGGCGACGCGACGCGCGACACGACGCTCGACCTGTGCAACGTCGCCGCGGCGCGCGCGGTCGTCGCGGTGACGGACAGCGACACCGCCAACCTCGAGGTCGCGCTCGGCGCGCTGGCCCGCAACGCCGGCGTGCCGGTCGTCGTGCGCGTGCGGGACGAAGCGTTCGCCGGATCGATCGCGCGCCAGTTCGAGGCGATCGAGAGCTACTCGCCGGCGGCGCTCGCGGCGCCGGCGTTCGCGGTGCTGGCGCACTCGCCGGGGACCCGCGGCCGGATCGCCTTCGGCGAGGTCGCCTACGACCTCGTCGAGCGCGGCGCCACGGAGGGACCGCAGCCTCCTGCGGCGGAGGACTGCATCCCGCTCGGTGTGTGGCGGAACGAGGGGACGGGCAGGTTCGTCCCCGTCGACACGTTCCGGGAAGCGGAGCCGTTCGACCGGCTTCTCTTCCTCGCACCGCTCGGCCGCAGCGGGTCCGGACAACGAGGAGGAACAGTGCTCGAAGCGGGGACGGCCCTGCCGGACGTCGGCGCCAAAGACCAGGACGGAAACGACGTGCGGCTGCGGGACTTCAAAGGCCGCAAGCTGGTCGTGTACTTCTACCCGAAGGCCGACACCCCGGGCTGCACCGCCGAGTCGCAAGCGTTTCGCGACGCCAAGCGCGATCTCGACGCCGCCGGCGCCGCGATCGTCGGGGTCAGCCGCGACGACGTCGCCGCGCAGAAACGGTTCGCCGAGAAGTACGGTCTGAATTTTCCGCTTTTGGCCGATACAGAGTCTGTGATCTGTGACGCCTTCGGCGTGATCGTCGAGAAGAACATGTACGGCAAGAAGAGCGTCGGGATCCAGCGCTCGACCTTTCTCGCCGGCCCGGACGGCACGCTCGCGAAGGTGTGGCCGCGCGTTTCGGTCGAGGGCCACGACAAGGCCGTCCTCGAGGCAGTCCGATCCCTCTGA
- a CDS encoding methylated-DNA--[protein]-cysteine S-methyltransferase, which yields MRCCDVERLWDEMREGVEPQREHVLAHLRGCPECQEIYRENEGIAYCLTCLPPVDPPQSLVPKILDHIKATVKIVAPDSITRVDSPIGKLYVAFRHSGITAVALDRGEGDEAVLAKLQRRLGRGLIPSQAPQWVTETVSAFFRTHQPDLAKVDISELTPFEQSALRAAATIPPGEVRTYGWIAQKLGQPTAARAVGRAMARNPVPLLYPCHRVVDSTGALHQYAYGVEVKARILELEGYHARR from the coding sequence ATGCGCTGCTGCGACGTCGAACGTCTTTGGGACGAGATGCGCGAGGGTGTCGAACCACAGCGCGAGCACGTGCTCGCCCACCTGCGCGGCTGTCCCGAGTGCCAGGAGATCTACCGTGAGAACGAAGGGATCGCGTACTGCCTGACGTGTCTCCCGCCGGTCGATCCGCCGCAGTCGCTCGTGCCGAAGATCCTCGACCACATCAAGGCGACGGTGAAGATCGTCGCGCCCGACTCGATCACGCGCGTCGACTCGCCGATCGGCAAGCTCTACGTGGCGTTCCGCCACAGCGGGATCACCGCGGTGGCGCTCGACCGCGGCGAAGGCGACGAAGCCGTGCTCGCCAAGCTGCAGCGCCGGCTCGGCCGCGGCCTGATCCCCTCGCAAGCCCCGCAGTGGGTCACCGAGACCGTCAGCGCGTTCTTTCGCACGCACCAGCCCGACCTCGCCAAGGTCGACATCAGCGAGCTGACGCCGTTCGAGCAGTCGGCGCTGCGCGCGGCCGCGACGATCCCGCCGGGCGAAGTGCGAACGTACGGATGGATCGCCCAGAAGCTCGGCCAGCCGACCGCGGCGCGCGCCGTCGGCCGCGCGATGGCGCGCAATCCCGTCCCGCTGCTCTATCCGTGCCACCGCGTGGTCGACTCGACCGGCGCGCTGCACCAATACGCCTACGGCGTCGAGGTCAAGGCGCGTATCCTGGAGTTGGAGGGATATCACGCTCGCCGCTGA
- a CDS encoding MBL fold metallo-hydrolase, protein MLDLGSGAFANLRRHADYDRLGAVVISHMHTDHFIDLVPLRYALCYGARRRAKKLPVHLPPDGLAILRAMVGAFPREVGDDFLSVFELHEYDPSRPLAVEGTTLRFAPTAHYIPAFAVRWERDGASVTYSADTAPDPRVVALARGSDVFVCEATLRRDQVESGQRGHSSAAEAAAMAREAGVRRLVLTHYGEESTSRDLDEAAREIFAGEIIVADDHRSLDLAN, encoded by the coding sequence GTGCTCGACCTCGGCAGCGGCGCGTTCGCGAACCTGCGCCGCCACGCCGACTATGACCGGCTCGGCGCGGTGGTGATCAGCCACATGCACACCGACCACTTCATCGACTTGGTTCCGCTGCGCTACGCGCTGTGCTACGGCGCGCGCCGGCGCGCGAAGAAGCTGCCGGTGCACCTCCCGCCGGACGGGCTCGCGATCTTGCGCGCGATGGTCGGCGCGTTTCCGCGCGAGGTCGGCGACGACTTTCTCTCGGTCTTCGAGCTGCACGAGTACGACCCGTCGCGCCCGCTGGCGGTCGAAGGGACGACGCTGCGCTTCGCGCCCACCGCGCACTACATCCCGGCCTTCGCCGTGCGCTGGGAGCGCGACGGCGCGAGCGTGACGTACTCGGCCGACACCGCGCCCGATCCGCGCGTCGTCGCGCTGGCGCGCGGGAGCGACGTGTTCGTCTGCGAGGCGACGCTGCGCCGCGACCAGGTCGAGTCCGGGCAGCGCGGCCATTCCTCGGCCGCCGAAGCCGCCGCGATGGCGCGCGAGGCCGGCGTCCGCCGCTTAGTACTCACGCACTACGGCGAAGAATCCACCTCGCGCGACCTCGACGAAGCCGCGCGCGAGATCTTCGCCGGCGAGATCATCGTCGCCGACGACCACCGCAGCCTCGACCTCGCGAATTAA
- a CDS encoding orotate phosphoribosyltransferase (catalyzes the formation of orotidine monophosphate from 5-phosphoribosyl-1-pyrophosphate and orotate), with the protein MGDLSGVFEEPSSSPIARIPEIRWLKNVIMERALTRGDYLMSGGARSDYYIDKFKLFADPHVLRRIARLFAPIVSDINPDLIGGTELGGVIIATAVSQMTGLPMIVVRKQPKQYGAFAEEYVEGPIQAGQHVLLLEDVVTSGRDLLAAKARLEELNMKVSAYAVISRGLAPVGSLIQFALPRGEGGPRQN; encoded by the coding sequence GTGGGAGATCTGAGCGGCGTGTTCGAGGAGCCTTCGTCCAGCCCGATCGCGCGGATCCCCGAGATCCGCTGGCTCAAGAACGTCATCATGGAGCGGGCGCTCACGCGCGGCGACTACCTGATGTCGGGCGGGGCGCGGAGCGACTACTACATCGACAAGTTCAAGTTGTTCGCCGACCCGCACGTGCTGCGGCGGATCGCGCGGCTGTTCGCGCCGATCGTCTCCGATATCAACCCCGACCTGATCGGCGGCACGGAGCTGGGCGGGGTGATCATCGCCACCGCGGTCTCGCAGATGACCGGGCTGCCGATGATCGTCGTGCGCAAGCAGCCGAAGCAGTACGGCGCGTTCGCGGAGGAGTACGTCGAAGGGCCGATCCAGGCCGGCCAGCACGTCCTGCTGCTCGAGGACGTGGTGACCAGCGGGCGCGACCTGCTGGCCGCCAAAGCGCGGCTCGAAGAGCTCAACATGAAGGTCAGCGCGTACGCGGTGATCTCGCGCGGCTTGGCGCCGGTCGGCTCGTTGATCCAGTTCGCGCTCCCGCGCGGCGAAGGCGGCCCTCGCCAAAATTAA
- a CDS encoding peptide ABC transporter substrate-binding protein: protein MRILVLGALACALSVGACTKVGDQTAASSTSAANGIIPGELRVATQRSPNTLNPILSANTTEGFINRLSFDTLLTYDPRTHQTVPDLATDVPTEQNGGISKDGLTITYHLHGGVKWHDGVAFTSKDVKFTWEAMMNNANNVNERVGYEDVQSVDTPNDTTVVFHLKHKFAPFVNTVFAESDSPVCIIPEHLLAKFPNLNQIPFNQQPVGTGPFKVARWVRGDHIELVANDDYFRGKPKLRTIIVREIPDENTSLNALRSHDVDWIFEASPQLYKELKNLPGVVTVLNDQPQTLGIAMNTSRPPLNDLRVRRAIAYAVDKQSLVDKNTGGSATVAWADQPPFMWAYDPNVMKYPHDLAKAKALLAEAGWTPGPNGMAQKNGQPLSLQLAYNVENVTRRLAAVQVQAMLKEAGIAAEIKTYPANLFFATYGQGGIMTNGKFDLAMFGWIAGVDPDDHSLYECDQIPRPSHPDGVNYTRYCNKTEMDPAQKAALTTYDEPARKKAYAEIQTLLARDVPEDYIWYPRQAHAITPEFKGFAPNPVNESWNAYEWEI, encoded by the coding sequence TTGCGAATTCTCGTGCTCGGCGCGCTGGCGTGCGCGCTGTCCGTGGGCGCGTGCACGAAGGTCGGCGATCAGACGGCCGCGAGCAGCACCAGCGCCGCGAACGGGATCATCCCCGGCGAGCTGCGCGTCGCGACGCAACGCTCGCCGAACACGCTGAACCCGATCCTCTCCGCCAACACGACCGAAGGCTTCATCAACCGGCTCTCGTTCGACACGCTGCTGACCTACGATCCCCGCACGCACCAGACGGTCCCCGATCTGGCGACCGACGTCCCCACCGAGCAGAACGGCGGGATCAGCAAAGACGGGCTGACGATCACCTACCATCTGCACGGCGGCGTGAAATGGCACGACGGCGTCGCCTTCACCAGCAAGGACGTCAAGTTCACCTGGGAAGCGATGATGAACAACGCCAACAACGTGAACGAGCGCGTCGGCTACGAGGACGTCCAGTCGGTCGACACGCCGAACGACACGACGGTCGTCTTTCACCTCAAGCACAAGTTCGCGCCGTTCGTCAACACGGTCTTCGCGGAGAGCGACAGCCCGGTGTGCATCATCCCCGAGCACCTGCTCGCGAAGTTCCCGAACCTGAACCAGATTCCGTTCAACCAGCAGCCGGTCGGGACGGGACCGTTCAAGGTCGCGCGCTGGGTCCGCGGCGACCACATCGAGCTGGTGGCGAACGACGACTACTTCCGCGGCAAGCCGAAGCTGCGCACGATCATCGTGCGCGAGATTCCCGACGAGAACACCTCGCTCAACGCGCTGCGCTCGCACGACGTCGACTGGATCTTCGAGGCCTCGCCGCAGCTCTACAAAGAGCTCAAGAACCTGCCCGGGGTCGTGACGGTTCTGAACGACCAGCCGCAGACGCTCGGCATCGCGATGAACACCTCGCGGCCGCCGCTGAACGACTTGCGCGTCCGGCGCGCGATCGCATACGCGGTCGACAAGCAGTCGCTGGTCGACAAGAACACGGGCGGGAGCGCGACCGTCGCCTGGGCCGACCAGCCGCCGTTCATGTGGGCGTACGACCCGAACGTGATGAAGTACCCGCACGACCTCGCGAAGGCGAAGGCGCTGCTCGCCGAGGCCGGCTGGACGCCCGGACCCAACGGAATGGCCCAGAAGAACGGCCAGCCGCTCTCGCTGCAGCTCGCGTACAACGTCGAGAACGTCACCCGCCGGCTCGCGGCGGTCCAAGTGCAGGCGATGCTCAAGGAAGCCGGCATCGCTGCCGAGATCAAGACGTATCCCGCCAACCTCTTCTTCGCCACGTACGGCCAAGGCGGGATCATGACGAACGGCAAGTTCGACCTCGCGATGTTCGGTTGGATCGCCGGCGTCGACCCCGACGACCACTCGCTCTACGAGTGCGACCAGATCCCGCGGCCGAGTCATCCCGACGGCGTGAACTACACGCGCTACTGCAACAAGACGGAGATGGACCCGGCGCAGAAGGCCGCGCTCACCACCTACGACGAGCCGGCGCGGAAAAAGGCGTACGCGGAGATTCAGACGCTGCTGGCGCGGGACGTTCCCGAGGACTACATCTGGTATCCGCGCCAGGCGCACGCGATCACGCCCGAGTTCAAAGGGTTCGCACCGAATCCGGTCAACGAGTCCTGGAACGCCTACGAGTGGGAGATCTGA
- a CDS encoding sigma-70 family RNA polymerase sigma factor — translation MTTLMSALAAPIIGEHYRVTAPATVSHPVPGPETFESIVDDYQRRLYGFALRMTGNREDAEEIVQDAFVRAYRALAKMDPQQRAELRLQPWLYTITLNVTRNRLRSKRPTNVALDALADPDALLNETQEGPDQPEQIVDRAADMVLVEQALLQLPMHLRAAATLRFIEGRSHPEIAEILNQPIGTVKSHVHRAVRILRRILGPQVGRIVPPDRPATAEEEE, via the coding sequence TTGACTACCCTGATGAGTGCGCTCGCAGCACCGATCATCGGAGAGCACTACCGCGTGACCGCACCGGCGACGGTGTCGCACCCTGTTCCGGGACCCGAGACGTTCGAGTCGATCGTCGACGACTACCAGCGCCGTCTCTACGGCTTCGCGCTCCGCATGACCGGCAATCGCGAGGACGCCGAGGAGATCGTGCAGGACGCCTTCGTGCGCGCCTACCGGGCCCTGGCCAAGATGGACCCGCAGCAGCGCGCCGAGCTGCGCCTGCAGCCCTGGCTCTACACGATCACGCTGAACGTCACGCGCAACCGCCTGCGCTCGAAGCGGCCGACGAACGTCGCGCTCGACGCGCTGGCCGATCCCGACGCGCTCCTCAACGAGACCCAGGAAGGCCCTGACCAGCCCGAGCAGATCGTCGACCGCGCGGCCGACATGGTGCTGGTGGAGCAGGCGCTCCTCCAGCTTCCGATGCACCTGCGCGCCGCCGCGACGCTGCGGTTCATCGAAGGGCGCAGCCACCCCGAGATCGCCGAGATCCTGAACCAGCCGATCGGCACGGTCAAGTCGCACGTCCACCGCGCCGTGCGAATCCTGCGCCGCATCCTCGGCCCCCAGGTCGGACGAATCGTCCCACCCGATCGCCCGGCGACCGCCGAGGAAGAGGAGTAA